A stretch of the Papaver somniferum cultivar HN1 chromosome 6, ASM357369v1, whole genome shotgun sequence genome encodes the following:
- the LOC113289437 gene encoding uncharacterized protein LOC113289437, with amino-acid sequence MSGMASPSRVTDGSQCCDPLERTSTEVEAASSRGLPARLPTFHASALGPWYAVISYDACVRLCLRAWAMGCTEAPVFLDNECTLLRRAFGLQHVLLQPEEELLAIRSSTPSIKGSASKPKKTIGRVKVQVRKVKMDLDSPNGCSFSSLRPTKIKVEALRRRLSNLRSTFSSGWQAIRRVHVQPQVPASGSFSRYSLAYLHASGQYIKQVSGLLKIGATTLRSRSEPYEVVQETYTCILRLKSSNDDETVRMQPGSGETHLFFPDSAGDDLFLEVQDSKGKYCGRVVAQMATFMEELGDKVRWLPFYREPEHELVGRIQLCINYSTSIDENVHLKCGSVAETVAYDFVLEVAMKAQHFQQRNLVLHGEWKWLLTEFASYYGASDAYVKLRYLSYVMDVAKPTADCLILVYDLLFPVKMKGSAKSTFSHQENRILGEIEDQLGQILSLAFENYKALDEASLSGMLDVFRPATGSPAPALAPAVKLYSLLHDIVSPDAQSKLCSYFQVAAKKRSRRHLAETDEFITSNGEGTLMDVVTFSSAYQKMKSLCLNIRNEIFTDIEIHNQHLLPSFIDLPNISSSIYSVELCTRLRAFLAACPPESPSSSVTELVIATADLQKDLISWNINQVKGGVDAKELFHSYIMSWIQDKRLSLLESCKLDKVKWSGVRTQHSTTPFVDDMYDRLKETLNEYEIILCRWPEYTSVLENAIADAEKALMEALDKQYADVLSPLRENMTHKNFGLKYVQKLAYRSACVYEVPGELGVFMNSLKRMLDMLCPRIETQLKSWSSCIPSGGSTVPGERLSEIMVMLRSKFRSYLQAIVEKLGENTKVQNVTKLKKILQEFKETVIESDVRSRIQPLKDQLTKNIDHLHSVFETHLFVDICRGYWDRMGQDVLSFLDNRKENRACYKGARIAVSILDDIFASQMQQLLGNALQEKDLAPPRSIMEVRSVLCKDTVNHKGNNYYY; translated from the exons ATGTCTGGAATGGCCTCTCCCTCTCGGGTTACAGATGGAAGCCAGTGTTGTGATCCGCTTGAAAG GACTAGTACTGAGGTGGAAGCTGCTTCATCTAGGGGTTTGCCAGCCCGCCTTCCCACATTCCATGCAAG TGCTCTAGGACCATGGTATGCAGTGATTTCATATGATGCATGTGTTCGGCTCTGCCTTCGTGCCTGGGCTATGGGTTGCACAGAAGCTCCTGTCTTTTTAGACAATGAATGTACACTTTTGCGTAGAGCATTCGG CTTGCAACATGTGTTGTTACAACCAGAAGAAGAATTATTGGCTATACGGTCATCCACTCCTAGCATTAAGGGGTCAGCCTCTAAGCCTAAGAAAACCATTGGCAGGGTTAAGGTGCAAG TTCGGAAAGTGAAAATGGATTTGGATTCACCCAACGGATGTAGTTTTTCATCCCTTCGTCCCACAAAGATAAAAGTGGAAGCCCTTAGACGTCGCTTGTCCAATCTACGGTCAACATTTTCTTCTGGATGGCAAGCAATTCGGAGGGTTCATGTACAACCTCAAGTACCTGCTAGTGGCTCTTTCTCAAGATATAGTTTAGCATATTTGCACGCTAGTGGTCAGTACATAAAACAAGTATCTGGACTTCTTAAAATTGGTGCGACAACTTTGCGCAGTAGGTCTGAACCATATGAAGTAGTGCAAG AGACATACACCTGCATTTTGAGATTGAAAAGTTCAAATGATGACGAGACAGTTCGTATGCAACCAGGATCTGGTGAAACACATTTATT TTTTCCAGATAGTGCAGGAGATGATCTTTTTCTTGAAGTCCAGGATTCCAAGGGAAAATACTGCGGCCGTGTCGTTGCTCAGATGGCTACTTTTATGGAGGAGCTG GGTGACAAGGTTCGCTGGTTGCCTTTTTACCGTGAACCCGAGCATGAGCTTGTTGGCAGAATACAACTGTGCATAAACTATTCTACCAGTATAGATGAAAATGTTCATCTTAAG TGTGGCTCAGTTGCGGAAACTGTAGCCTATGACTTCGTTTTAGAAGTTGCGATGAAAGCTCAGCATTTTCAGCAAAGAAATCTGGTCTTGCATGGGGAATGGAAGTGGTTACTTACTGAATTTGCATCTTATTATGGGGCTTCAGATGCATATGTTAAGCTAAG ATACCTTTCGTACGTTATGGATGTGGCTAAGCCTACGGCTGATTGCCTCATCTTAGTATATGATTTATTATTTCCAGTAAAAATGAAGGGCAGTGCTAAAAGCACTTTCAGTCATCAAGAG AATCGCATCTTAGGAGAAATTGAGGATCAACTTGGACAGATTCTTTCTCTTGCTTTCGAGAATTACAAGGCATTAGATGAGGCGTCATTATCAGGAATGCTGGATGTTTTTCGGCCTGCTACTGGATCTCCAGCTCCCGCTTTAGCACCTGCTGTAAAGCTTTACAGTCTCCTTCATGATATAGTATCGCCTGATGCACAGTCAAAGCTATGCAGCTATTTCCAG GTTGCAGCTAAAAAGAGATCAAGAAGGCATTTGGCTGAGACGGATGAGTTCATAACCAGCAATGGTGAAGGAACATTAATGGATGTTGTTACTTTTTCTTCTGCTTATCAGAAGATGAAATCTCTGTGTTTGAATatcagaaatgaaatttttactgatATAGAAATCCACAATCAGCATCTTCTTCCCAG CTTTATAGACCTTCCAAATATTTCCTCATCCATATATAGTGTGGAGCTTTGCACTAGATTGCGTGCATTCCTTGCTGCGTGTCCCCCTGAAAGTCCCTCATCTTCTGTAACAGAGCTTGTTATTGCAACTGCTGATTTGCAGAAGGATCTCATTAGCTGGAATATTAA TCAAGTCAAAGGAGGTGTTGATGCGAAAGAGTTGTTCCACTCGTACATCATGTCGTGGATCCAAGATAAACGTCTGTCCCTGCTTGAATCCTGCAAATTAGACAAG GTAAAATGGTCAGGGGTCAGAACACAGCATTCTACAACTCCATTTGTGGATGATATGTATGACCGTCTCAAAGAGACCTTAAATGAGTACGAAATCATCCTTTGTCGCTGGCCAGAGTACACTTCTGTCCTAGAGAAT GCCATTGCGGATGCTGAAAAAGCCCTGATGGAAGCTTTGGACAAGCAGTATGCAGATGTTTTATCACCATTGAGAGAGAACATGACGCATAAGAATTTCGGCCTTAAATATGTTCAGAAGCTTGCCTACCGATCTGCATGCGTCTACGAAGTTCCTGGAGAA CTGGgagtttttatgaattctttaaaGAGAATGCTAGATATGCTGTGCCCCAGAATTGAAACTCAGCTGAAATCATGGAGTTCTTGTATTCCTAGTGGGGGTAGTACAGTTCCCGGGGAGCGTCTAAGTGAAATAATGGTAATGCTAAGATCTAAGTTCAGGAGCTACCTGCAAGCCATTGTTGAGAAGCTCGGAGAGAAT ACGAAGGTGCAGAATGTAACAAAGCTAAAGAAGATCCTCCAGGAATTCAAGGAGACGGTGATAGAATCAGATGTTCGAAGTAGAATCCAGCCCCTGAAGGACCAGCTCACTAAGAACATAGATCATCTTCATAGTGTCTTTGAAACTCATTTATTTGTAGACATCTGCCGAGGATATTGGGATCGGATGGGACAA GATGTCTTAAGTTTCTTAGATAACAGAAAAGAGAACAGAGCCTGTTATAAAGGCGCACGAATTGCAGTTTCG ATACTGGATGACATCTTTGCATCTCAGATGCAACAGTTGCTTGGAAATGCTCTTCAAGAGAAAGACTTGGCGCCGCCCAGATCGATCATGGAAGTGCGCTCAGTGCTATGCAAGGATACAGTGAATCACAAGGGCAACAATTACTACTACTAG
- the LOC113289436 gene encoding protein NRT1/ PTR FAMILY 5.10-like yields the protein MAVSSCSVDGNGGHDYEEPLLMTTSCSSSRSSSDGGNGDIGISDAVDGVVDYKGERVLDRSKYGGWKSAYFIIVIDVADSFTYWGISSNLISYLTGPLGQSTVTAAENINVWSGVMAMLPLLGAFVADTYLGRFRTILFSSAIYILGLGLLTLSVMLPFDHITFLNYNNDPNVISSSSPSSFKVIFFFFSLYLMAIARAGCKSCAQAFGADQFEGRDPKECKSKSSFFNWWFFGLCFGSSISHLTLNYIQDNMGWSLGFGIPCFVMAAAIVVFLLRTKSYRYSVNEEKQNPLIRITRVFVAAAKNWRKSFSSSDTIQEETVMIPRSNHLGANDFKFLDKALIDSSNSSSCTVSQVEEAKAVVRLVPIWITCLIYAIVNAQSSTFGVKQGKTMDRKIGAGFQIPSASIQIFESVSIVIFVAIYDRVFVPLARTITRKHNGITMLQRIGCGIFLHTTTMLVAATVERRRLQIALQSGLIDMPQVTVPMSIWWLAPQYVLFGIADVFIIVGLQEFFYDQVPNELRTVGLCIFSSIIGTGHLLSGFLISIIHNLTSRSGHYNWFSDNLNRAHVDYFYWLLAGFSTFELVVFIYISKSYIYKTVKGELQMQGHLIEPLD from the exons ATGGCCGTTTCATCATGTTCCGTTGATGGGAATGGTGGACATGATTATGAAGAACCTCTGCTAATGACAACCAGTTGTAGTTCCAGCAGAAGTAGTAGTGATGGAGGAAACGGAGACATTGGTATTAGTGATGCCGTTGATGGGGTGGTTGATTACAAAGGAGAAAGAGTGTTGGACAGATCAAAATATGGAGGATGGAAATCTGCTTATTTTATAATTGTAATCGATGTTGCAGATAGCTTCACTTACTGGGGAATCTCTTCGAACCTCATATCTTATCTCACCGGTCCGTTAGGCCAATCCACGGTAACAGCTGCCGAAAACATAAATGTTTGGAGTGGAGTTATGGCGATGCTACCTCTTCTCGGCGCCTTTGTTGCAGACACTTATCTCGGTCGATTTCGGACCATCTTATTCTCTTCTGCCATTTACATATTG GGACTTGGATTGTTAACTCTATCGGTTATGCTTCCTTTTGATCATATAACTTTTCTGAATTACAACAACGACCCGAACGTTATCTCTTCCAGTTCTCCGTCTTCTTTCaaagtcatcttcttctttttctcattGTATCTAATGGCAATTGCAAGAGCTGGATGCAAGTCATGTGCACAAGCTTTTGGGGCTGATCAGTTTGAGGGACGAGACCCTAAAGAATGTAAATCCAAGAGCTCATTCTTCAATTGGTGGTTCTTCGGATTATGTTTTGGTAGTAGCATTTCTCACTTGACCTTGAACTACATACAAGATAATATGGGATGGAGTCTGGGATTTGGCATTCCGTGCTTTGTAATGGCAGCAGCAATAGTTGTTTTCCTGCTCCGAACAAAATCTTATCGCTATAGTGTGAACGAGGAGAAGCAGAATCCATTAATCAGGATAACCAGGGTATTCGTTGCAGCTGCCAAAAATTGGAGAAAATCCTTCTCATCCTCCGATACTATTCAGGAGGAGACAGTTATGATTCCCCGCAGTAATCATCTTGGAGCTAACGACTTCAA ATTTTTGGACAAAGCGTTGATTGACAGTTCCAATAGCAGCTCATGCACTGTTAGTCAGGTTGAAGAGGCAAAGGCTGTAGTAAGATTAGTACCAATATGGATTACATGTTTAATATATGCAATTGTTAATGCCCAGTCTTCGACTTTTGGCGTTAAACAAGGAAAAACAATGGACAGAAAAATAGGAGCAGGCTTTCAGATACCATCTGCGTCGATTCAAATCTTCGAGAGTGTCTCTATTGTAATTTTTGTTGCAATTTACGACCGCGTGTTTGTTCCTCTGGCTAGAACTATTACACGCAAACATAATGGTATAACAATGCTTCAAAGAATTGGTTGTGGTATTTTCCTACATACAACAACCATGCTAGTTGCAGCTACAGTTGAGAGGAGAAGGCTTCAGATTGCTCTGCAGTCCGGATTGATTGACATGCCTCAAGTAACAGTTCCTATGAGTATCTGGTGGTTGGCTCCTCAATACGTCTTGTTTGGTATTGCTGATGTATTCATTATTGTTGGTTTACAAGAGTTTTTTTATGATCAAGTGCCGAATGAGTTACGGACCGTGGGTCTCTGCATCTTCTCAAGCATCATAGGCACAGGCCACTTGCTAAGCGGGTTCCTCATTTCCATCATTCATAATTTAACTAGCAGGAGTGGGCATTATAACTGGTTCTCTGACAACCTTAACAGGGCACATGTGGATTACTTTTACTGGCTTCTTGCCGGATTTAGTACATTCGAGCTGGTTGTCTTCATATATATTTCAAAATCTTATATCTATAAGACTGTAAAAGGTGAGCTTCAGATGCAGGGACATCTTATAGAACCACTAGATTGA